Proteins from a genomic interval of Microbacterium imperiale:
- a CDS encoding class I SAM-dependent RNA methyltransferase, with translation MQPGDTIDLDVTDVAHGGVFVARHEGRVVFVPDAIPGERVRVRLTDTSKSSFWRAEALEVLDASTHRRAHVWAPADIGTPPERRPGGADLGHIELGHQRELKSHVITDALRRFGGLETAVSVEPAGADETGDGTGWRTRVSLHVDDDGRVGPFAARSHRVVEVDDHPLATSAIAEAIARGRSAAPGRLDLVQPADGRVRVLPRAETARRNGRGGRGRPRTAPDPALREVVVERVGDREFRVDAGGFWQVHRLAATALTDAVQRGLREAGRADLDPEAWHLDLYGGVGLLAASIAELGGPATRVTSVESDERATDHAGENLVDWVGARAETGRVDRWLTHLEQSASPAERARLRSGVTVLDPPRSGAGRDVVDALLRLQPATLVYVACDPVALARDVAQLRTGGYEPLSLRGIDLFPNSHHVETVAVLTAPGALS, from the coding sequence ATGCAGCCCGGCGACACCATCGACCTCGACGTCACCGACGTCGCCCACGGCGGCGTATTCGTCGCCCGTCACGAGGGACGCGTCGTGTTCGTCCCGGACGCGATCCCCGGCGAGCGGGTGCGGGTGCGCCTGACCGACACGTCGAAGTCCTCGTTCTGGCGGGCCGAAGCCCTCGAGGTCCTCGATGCCTCGACGCACCGGCGTGCGCACGTGTGGGCGCCCGCCGACATCGGCACGCCGCCGGAGCGCCGCCCGGGCGGCGCCGACCTCGGTCACATCGAGCTCGGCCACCAGCGCGAGCTGAAGTCCCACGTCATCACCGACGCATTGCGGCGGTTCGGCGGCCTCGAGACCGCGGTCTCGGTCGAGCCGGCGGGAGCCGATGAGACCGGCGACGGCACGGGATGGCGCACGCGCGTCAGCCTGCACGTCGACGACGACGGGCGCGTCGGCCCGTTCGCGGCCCGCTCGCACCGGGTCGTCGAGGTGGACGACCACCCCCTCGCGACCTCCGCCATCGCCGAGGCCATCGCCCGCGGTCGCTCCGCCGCACCCGGACGCCTCGACCTCGTCCAGCCCGCCGACGGCCGTGTGCGCGTCCTGCCCCGCGCCGAAACGGCCCGCCGGAACGGTCGCGGTGGTCGCGGACGGCCGCGGACGGCACCGGATCCCGCGCTGCGGGAGGTCGTCGTCGAGCGAGTGGGCGACCGCGAGTTCCGCGTCGACGCTGGCGGGTTCTGGCAGGTGCACCGGCTGGCCGCGACGGCGCTGACGGATGCCGTGCAGCGCGGCCTGCGCGAGGCAGGGCGGGCCGACCTCGACCCCGAGGCGTGGCACCTCGACCTCTACGGCGGCGTCGGTCTGCTCGCCGCATCGATCGCGGAGCTGGGCGGACCCGCCACCCGCGTCACGAGCGTCGAGTCCGACGAGCGGGCCACCGACCACGCCGGCGAGAACCTCGTCGACTGGGTCGGGGCGCGCGCCGAGACCGGGCGTGTCGACCGATGGCTGACCCACCTCGAGCAGTCGGCGTCGCCGGCCGAGCGCGCGCGGCTGCGCTCGGGCGTCACCGTGCTCGACCCGCCCCGGTCGGGTGCCGGGCGGGATGTCGTCGACGCGCTGCTGCGGCTGCAGCCCGCCACCCTCGTCTACGTGGCCTGCGACCCCGTCGCGCTCGCGCGGGATGTCGCGCAGCTGCGGACCGGCGGGTACGAGCCGCTGTCGTTGCGCGGCATCGACCTGTTCCCGAACTCGCACCACGTCGAGACCGTCGCGGTACTGACCGCTCCGGGTGCCCTGTCCTAG
- a CDS encoding 5-(carboxyamino)imidazole ribonucleotide synthase, whose translation MSLRVGIVGGGQLARMMIAPAVELGLDVRVLAEEPGMAAGLAATATGDYRDLETVRAFARDVDVITFDHEHVPQDVLRALVADGIAVHPGPDALFYAQDKLRMRAKLAELGMPQPEWAAISDAAELQAFLDANGGRAVVKTPRGGYDGKGVRVVSTAADAADWIEALEPGGQLLVEELVDFTRELAQQVARRPSGSWRAYPVVETVQRGGVCAEVIAPAPRAGQRLTDVAESIGVAIAEGLGVTGMLAVELFETADDRLLVNELAMRPHNSGHWSQDGAVTGQFEQHLRAVLDLPLGDTEPRAPWSVMINILGGPAADSLESRIPGALAAHPGAKVHTYGKAPRPGRKVGHVNLTGSDLDAVVSDARGVAAHFDD comes from the coding sequence ATGTCGTTGCGAGTCGGAATCGTCGGCGGAGGGCAGCTCGCCCGCATGATGATCGCCCCCGCGGTCGAGCTGGGCCTCGACGTGCGGGTGCTGGCCGAAGAGCCGGGCATGGCCGCGGGGCTCGCCGCCACCGCCACCGGCGACTACCGCGACCTCGAGACCGTGCGCGCCTTCGCCCGCGACGTCGACGTCATCACGTTCGACCACGAGCACGTGCCGCAGGACGTCCTGCGGGCGCTCGTCGCGGACGGGATCGCCGTGCACCCGGGCCCGGACGCCCTCTTCTACGCCCAGGACAAGCTGCGGATGCGCGCGAAGCTCGCCGAGCTCGGCATGCCGCAGCCCGAGTGGGCGGCGATCTCGGATGCCGCCGAACTGCAGGCCTTCCTCGACGCCAACGGCGGCCGGGCCGTCGTGAAGACCCCGCGCGGCGGCTACGACGGCAAGGGCGTGCGCGTCGTGTCGACGGCAGCCGACGCGGCCGACTGGATCGAGGCGCTCGAGCCCGGCGGACAGCTGCTCGTCGAGGAACTCGTCGACTTCACGCGCGAGCTCGCGCAGCAGGTGGCCCGCCGCCCCTCGGGCTCGTGGCGCGCCTACCCCGTCGTCGAAACCGTGCAGCGCGGCGGTGTCTGCGCCGAGGTGATCGCGCCGGCGCCGCGCGCCGGTCAGCGACTAACGGATGTCGCCGAGAGCATCGGCGTCGCGATCGCCGAGGGGCTCGGAGTGACCGGCATGCTGGCCGTCGAGCTGTTCGAGACCGCCGATGACCGACTGCTGGTGAACGAGCTGGCGATGCGCCCCCACAACAGCGGCCACTGGAGCCAGGACGGCGCCGTGACGGGGCAGTTCGAGCAGCACCTGCGCGCCGTGCTCGACCTGCCGCTCGGCGACACCGAGCCGCGGGCGCCGTGGTCGGTGATGATCAACATCCTCGGCGGGCCGGCCGCCGACAGCCTCGAGTCGCGCATCCCCGGCGCCCTCGCGGCCCACCCCGGCGCCAAGGTGCACACCTACGGCAAGGCGCCGCGCCCCGGCCGCAAGGTCGGTCACGTCAACCTCACGGGGTCGGATCTGGATGCCGTCGTCTCGGACGCACGCGGAGTGGCCGCACACTTCGACGACTGA
- a CDS encoding sensor histidine kinase, which produces MPAEPSAAAVTRPRGPAEFREALAQTQRFTQSRIDRILGLVVGSGSAIIGVQSLVGALSAPVGDRFWNTVLLVVVLGSLLMMCVALLTSRGVRAFSGLVAGVFPVAIVLWPLAAGDTTTVDQQPWLWFLINVGTVAAVFCFPLPLQIVWAFLLPVLYGVVRLVLLGLHRATLVDVALDTVFAIILASVLIVVGWILRSLAASIDAGRESAVRSFAQAASADAVEKERVAVAALMHDSVLAALIAAERAETDRERALAVSMARDALTRLANVDQEAGEGPDAPVPAEAMAAELAATTERLHPAARYISSIDPGASAVPGRVARALHLAAAQAVTNAVEHAGGAELHVTFRADPRGLEIRVQDDGPGFAADRVAEDRLGIRASIVARVAAVAGTATVTSGPTGTTVAIVWEGSS; this is translated from the coding sequence ATGCCCGCTGAACCGTCGGCGGCCGCGGTGACCCGGCCGCGCGGCCCCGCGGAGTTCCGCGAGGCCCTCGCGCAGACACAGCGCTTCACGCAGTCGCGCATCGACCGCATCCTGGGTCTCGTCGTCGGATCGGGCAGCGCCATCATCGGTGTGCAATCGCTCGTCGGCGCGCTGAGCGCCCCCGTGGGCGATCGCTTCTGGAACACCGTGCTGCTGGTGGTCGTGCTGGGATCCCTGCTCATGATGTGCGTCGCGCTGCTCACCTCCCGCGGGGTGCGCGCCTTCTCGGGCCTGGTCGCCGGCGTCTTCCCGGTGGCGATCGTGCTGTGGCCGCTCGCCGCGGGCGACACGACGACGGTGGACCAGCAGCCGTGGCTGTGGTTCCTCATCAACGTCGGCACCGTGGCCGCCGTGTTCTGCTTCCCGCTGCCGCTGCAGATCGTGTGGGCGTTCCTCTTGCCCGTGCTCTACGGCGTCGTGCGTCTCGTGCTCCTCGGCCTGCATCGGGCGACCCTCGTCGACGTCGCGCTCGACACGGTGTTCGCGATCATCCTCGCGAGCGTCCTCATCGTCGTCGGCTGGATCCTCCGCTCGCTCGCGGCGAGCATCGACGCGGGCCGCGAGAGCGCGGTCCGCTCGTTCGCCCAGGCGGCGTCGGCGGACGCGGTCGAGAAGGAGCGCGTCGCCGTCGCGGCGCTCATGCACGACAGCGTCCTGGCCGCCCTCATCGCCGCCGAGCGCGCCGAGACCGACCGCGAGCGTGCGCTCGCGGTGTCGATGGCCCGCGACGCCCTGACCCGTCTGGCGAACGTCGACCAGGAGGCGGGAGAGGGACCCGACGCGCCTGTCCCGGCCGAGGCGATGGCGGCCGAGCTGGCCGCGACGACCGAGCGCCTGCATCCCGCCGCGCGGTACATCAGCAGCATCGATCCGGGCGCGAGCGCCGTGCCCGGGCGGGTCGCCCGCGCCCTGCACCTGGCCGCCGCGCAGGCGGTGACCAACGCGGTCGAGCACGCGGGCGGAGCTGAGCTGCACGTGACGTTCCGGGCCGACCCACGGGGTCTGGAGATCCGTGTGCAGGACGACGGCCCCGGCTTCGCCGCCGATCGCGTGGCGGAGGACCGCCTCGGCATCCGCGCCTCCATCGTGGCGCGGGTCGCGGCGGTCGCCGGCACCGCGACGGTGACCTCCGGGCCGACCGGCACGACCGTGGCGATCGTGTGGGAGGGGTCGTCGTGA
- a CDS encoding response regulator transcription factor, with amino-acid sequence MTRVALIDDHESVRLGLAAACARSGVGEVVFSGSTVAEYVRWRSDSGEPPADVVVLDLMLGDGATVSENVSRLVWNGSQVIIHSVADRPAAVRQALAAGALGVISKSARTDDVVAAIATVARGEHLDNVEWASAVDGDRAFADAQLSARERDVLRLYAAGLPLKSVAEQLGIAYSTAKENITRVRVKYVEVGRPAPTKVDLLRRAMEDGLVSETSDAR; translated from the coding sequence ATGACGCGGGTGGCTCTCATCGACGATCACGAGTCCGTGCGGCTCGGGCTCGCCGCCGCCTGCGCCCGCTCGGGCGTCGGCGAGGTCGTCTTCTCGGGCAGCACCGTCGCCGAGTACGTGCGGTGGCGCAGCGACTCCGGCGAGCCGCCGGCCGACGTCGTCGTGCTCGATCTCATGCTGGGCGACGGGGCCACCGTCTCCGAGAACGTCTCGCGCCTCGTCTGGAACGGCTCGCAGGTGATCATCCACAGCGTCGCCGACCGGCCTGCCGCCGTCCGTCAGGCGCTCGCGGCGGGCGCCCTCGGCGTCATCAGCAAGTCGGCCCGCACCGACGACGTCGTGGCCGCGATCGCGACCGTCGCGCGCGGCGAGCATCTCGACAACGTCGAGTGGGCCAGCGCCGTCGACGGCGACCGCGCGTTCGCCGACGCGCAGCTCTCCGCCCGCGAGCGCGATGTGCTCCGGCTCTACGCCGCCGGACTGCCGCTGAAGTCGGTCGCGGAACAGCTCGGCATCGCGTACTCGACGGCCAAGGAGAACATCACGCGGGTGCGCGTGAAGTACGTCGAGGTGGGCCGACCTGCGCCCACGAAGGTCGACCTGCTCCGCCGCGCGATGGAGGACGGCCTCGTCTCAGAGACCTCCGATGCCCGCTGA
- the purE gene encoding 5-(carboxyamino)imidazole ribonucleotide mutase, with product MGSDSDWRVMSDASQALTELGIPHEVEVVSAHRTPDKLLRYGREARGRGLRVIVAGAGGAAHLPGMLASLTPLPVVGVPVQLATLDGLDSLLSIVQMPGGIPVATVSINGAKNAGLLAARIIGAADPAVADRLEDYARSLEQQVDEKNRRLKESL from the coding sequence ATGGGTTCGGACTCCGATTGGCGCGTGATGAGCGACGCCTCGCAGGCGCTCACCGAGCTCGGCATTCCGCACGAGGTGGAGGTCGTCTCGGCCCACCGCACCCCCGACAAGCTGCTGCGCTACGGGCGTGAGGCGCGCGGTCGCGGCCTGCGCGTGATCGTCGCCGGAGCCGGGGGAGCGGCGCACCTGCCGGGCATGCTCGCCTCGCTCACGCCCCTGCCCGTCGTGGGCGTCCCGGTGCAGCTGGCCACGCTCGACGGTTTGGACTCTCTGCTCAGCATCGTGCAGATGCCCGGCGGCATCCCGGTCGCAACGGTGTCGATCAACGGCGCCAAGAACGCCGGCCTGCTCGCGGCGCGGATCATCGGCGCCGCCGACCCCGCGGTCGCGGACCGGCTCGAGGATTACGCGCGTTCGCTCGAGCAGCAGGTCGACGAGAAGAACCGCCGGCTGAAGGAGTCCCTGTGA
- a CDS encoding acyl-CoA carboxylase subunit beta, with product MTDQPDLSTTAGKIADLRARYQTAVVEAETVAREKQHKKGKLTARERIEMLVDPGSFVELDEYVRHRTTAFGMDRSRPYGDSVVSGVGTIHGRTVAVYSQDFTTFGGSLGESAGDKIIKVMELALRGGMPIIGILDSGGARIQEGVVALGKYGEIFRLNTAASGVIPQISIIMGPAAGGAVYSPALTDFVIMVDKTSQMFVTGPDVIKTVTGEDVGMEELGGAHTHNTRSGVAHYLAEDEDDAIDYARSLLGFLPDNNMSDAPVYESGFEWETTDGDRTLNTIIPDSPNQPYDIHQVIGGIVDDGEFLEVQPLFAPNIVIGFGRVEGRTVGIIANQPSQMAGTLNIDAGEKASRFVRFCDAFSVPIVTLVDVPGYLPGTDQEWTGVIRRGAKLLYAYAEATVPLVTVILRKAYGGAYIVMGSKQLGADVNLAWPTAEIAVMGGQGAVNILYRGEIKRAEEAGEDVAAVRSRLASEYTYNVASPFLAAERGELDGIIEPAQTRVYIAKSLRALRGKRAELPAKKHGNIPL from the coding sequence GTGACCGACCAGCCCGACCTGTCCACGACCGCCGGCAAGATCGCCGATCTGCGCGCCCGCTATCAGACGGCCGTCGTCGAAGCCGAGACCGTCGCGCGCGAGAAGCAGCACAAGAAGGGCAAGCTGACCGCCCGCGAACGCATCGAGATGCTCGTCGACCCGGGTTCGTTCGTCGAGCTCGACGAATACGTCCGTCATCGCACGACGGCGTTCGGCATGGACCGCTCGCGCCCCTACGGCGACTCGGTCGTCTCGGGCGTCGGAACGATCCACGGCCGCACCGTCGCCGTCTACTCGCAGGACTTCACGACCTTCGGCGGCTCGCTCGGCGAGTCGGCCGGCGACAAGATCATCAAGGTCATGGAGCTCGCGCTGCGCGGCGGCATGCCGATCATCGGCATCCTCGACTCGGGCGGGGCCCGCATCCAAGAGGGCGTGGTCGCCCTCGGCAAGTACGGCGAGATCTTCCGCCTGAACACCGCCGCCTCCGGCGTGATCCCGCAGATCTCGATCATCATGGGGCCCGCCGCGGGCGGCGCCGTGTACTCGCCGGCCCTCACCGACTTCGTGATCATGGTCGACAAGACCAGCCAGATGTTCGTCACCGGTCCCGACGTGATCAAGACCGTGACCGGCGAGGACGTCGGCATGGAGGAGCTCGGCGGTGCGCACACGCACAACACGCGCTCGGGTGTCGCCCACTACCTGGCCGAGGACGAGGACGACGCGATCGACTACGCCCGCTCGCTGCTGGGCTTCCTGCCCGACAACAACATGTCGGACGCGCCCGTGTACGAGAGCGGCTTCGAGTGGGAGACGACCGACGGCGATCGCACGCTCAACACGATCATCCCGGACTCCCCCAACCAGCCGTACGACATCCACCAGGTCATCGGCGGCATCGTCGACGACGGCGAGTTCCTCGAGGTGCAGCCGCTGTTCGCCCCGAACATCGTGATCGGGTTCGGCCGCGTCGAGGGACGCACCGTCGGCATCATCGCCAACCAGCCCTCGCAGATGGCCGGAACCCTCAACATCGACGCGGGTGAGAAGGCGAGCCGATTCGTGCGGTTCTGCGACGCGTTCTCGGTGCCGATCGTCACCCTCGTCGACGTCCCCGGGTACCTCCCGGGAACCGACCAGGAGTGGACCGGCGTCATCCGCCGCGGCGCGAAGCTGCTCTACGCCTACGCCGAGGCCACCGTGCCGCTCGTCACCGTCATCCTGCGGAAGGCCTACGGCGGGGCGTACATCGTGATGGGCTCGAAGCAGCTGGGCGCCGACGTCAACCTGGCCTGGCCGACCGCCGAGATCGCCGTGATGGGCGGTCAGGGCGCCGTCAACATCCTGTACCGCGGCGAGATCAAGCGCGCCGAGGAGGCCGGCGAGGACGTCGCGGCCGTACGCTCGCGTCTGGCGTCGGAATACACCTACAACGTCGCGTCGCCGTTCCTGGCGGCCGAGCGCGGTGAGCTGGACGGGATCATCGAGCCCGCGCAGACCCGCGTCTACATCGCCAAGTCGCTGCGCGCGCTGCGCGGCAAGCGGGCGGAGCTGCCGGCCAAGAAGCACGGGAACATCCCGCTGTGA
- a CDS encoding acyl-CoA carboxylase subunit epsilon produces the protein MSASDGEPVRIDVRRGDPTPEELAAVIAVVSESYAQEAAEAIADDAPAESAWRRSARALRAPLRRGYGWGRFTG, from the coding sequence GTGAGCGCGAGCGACGGTGAGCCCGTGCGCATCGACGTGCGCCGCGGGGATCCCACGCCCGAGGAGCTCGCGGCGGTCATCGCCGTGGTCAGCGAGTCGTACGCCCAGGAGGCGGCCGAGGCGATCGCCGACGACGCCCCGGCCGAGTCGGCCTGGCGCCGATCGGCCCGGGCGCTGCGCGCGCCGCTGCGCCGCGGCTACGGCTGGGGTCGGTTCACCGGGTGA
- a CDS encoding PH domain-containing protein yields MSQPAASFGRPVAPAPGAAAPELRIARVRPQARGMVWPALLLIALAGAVGFFSGNLPEPFTDLMLWSAAGIVVLLLVVLPYLRWLGHAYTITTRRVIETSGLLVRRRGELSHIRGYAINETRGPLQRLGRSGTLTLSNGVDPSLRLRNIPNVSLVHEVLADQVEVSQILAHRDSHSMPAITPDA; encoded by the coding sequence GTGAGTCAGCCCGCGGCATCCTTCGGCCGCCCCGTCGCGCCCGCGCCGGGGGCAGCCGCCCCCGAACTGCGCATCGCGCGCGTGCGCCCGCAGGCGCGCGGCATGGTGTGGCCGGCGCTGCTGCTGATCGCGCTGGCCGGTGCCGTGGGGTTCTTCTCGGGCAACCTCCCCGAGCCGTTCACCGACCTCATGCTGTGGTCGGCCGCGGGCATCGTCGTGCTGCTGCTCGTGGTGCTGCCATACCTGCGGTGGCTCGGGCACGCGTACACCATCACGACGCGGCGGGTCATCGAGACCTCGGGGCTGCTGGTGCGGCGCCGCGGCGAGCTCAGCCACATCCGCGGCTACGCCATCAACGAGACGCGCGGACCCCTGCAGCGGCTGGGCCGCAGCGGCACGCTGACCCTCTCGAACGGCGTCGACCCGTCGCTGCGGCTGCGCAACATCCCGAACGTCTCGCTCGTGCACGAGGTGCTCGCCGACCAGGTCGAGGTCAGCCAGATCCTCGCCCACCGCGACTCGCACAGCATGCCGGCGATCACGCCCGACGCCTGA
- a CDS encoding LCP family protein, producing MSVAAPPRGSARPRGRSLVEERPLRHPDASSPEMMGRRGWWLVVMNFLLPGSAQVLAGNRRLGRFGLGATIVMWLLALITVLTGLLWRPLLFSLATNWFVLLLVQAVIAFYAVLWIVLTIDTLRLVRLVRASTIARVGVPLLAILLAVASTSAAAWTFDRVNSVRETLSSVFGASGPSVPPSDGYYNILLLGADSGDGRDSMRFDSISVVSVNAETGATTITGIPRDMGHFPFAEGPMRDLYPDVHEGRIDPSCGWNSGINQLRTEVEVCRDGDALYPDAVADGSSPGVEATKDAAEGILGITIPYYVFLDMKGFADLVDALGGVDINVIERLPKGGGPQYEGQSAEDWAEGWIEAGQQHMDGDTAQWYARSRYTTSDFDRMRRQRELQQAILAQMTPQNVLDRFTEIADAGQVLVQTDIPADLLPFLADIAMKAKEQPVTTIELTPENGIEERDPDFALAQEMVRNALHPPTPEAENEG from the coding sequence GTGAGCGTGGCCGCACCGCCGCGGGGTTCCGCGCGCCCGCGGGGCCGCAGCCTCGTCGAAGAGCGGCCGCTGCGGCATCCCGACGCGTCGTCGCCCGAGATGATGGGCCGTCGCGGATGGTGGCTGGTCGTCATGAACTTCCTGCTGCCGGGGTCGGCGCAGGTGCTCGCGGGCAACCGGCGTCTCGGACGCTTCGGACTCGGCGCGACGATCGTGATGTGGCTGCTCGCGCTGATCACGGTGCTCACCGGCCTGCTGTGGCGACCGCTGCTGTTCTCGCTCGCCACGAACTGGTTCGTGCTCCTCCTGGTACAGGCTGTCATCGCGTTCTACGCGGTGCTGTGGATCGTCCTGACCATCGACACGCTCCGCCTGGTCCGACTCGTCCGGGCGTCCACGATCGCCCGCGTCGGCGTGCCGCTGCTGGCGATCCTGCTCGCGGTCGCCTCGACATCGGCGGCTGCGTGGACCTTCGACCGCGTCAACTCGGTGCGCGAGACGCTCAGCAGCGTCTTCGGCGCCAGCGGACCGAGCGTCCCGCCCTCGGACGGCTACTACAACATCCTCCTGCTCGGCGCCGACAGCGGCGACGGGCGCGACTCGATGCGATTCGACTCGATCTCGGTCGTGTCGGTCAACGCCGAGACGGGTGCCACCACCATCACCGGCATCCCGCGCGACATGGGACACTTCCCGTTCGCCGAGGGGCCGATGCGCGATCTCTACCCCGACGTGCACGAGGGTCGCATCGACCCGAGCTGCGGATGGAACAGCGGCATCAACCAGCTGCGCACCGAGGTCGAGGTCTGCCGTGACGGCGACGCGCTGTATCCCGACGCCGTCGCCGACGGGTCGTCGCCGGGCGTCGAGGCCACGAAGGATGCCGCCGAGGGCATCCTCGGCATCACGATCCCGTACTACGTCTTCCTCGACATGAAGGGCTTCGCCGACCTCGTCGACGCTCTCGGCGGCGTGGACATCAACGTCATCGAGCGTCTTCCGAAGGGCGGCGGGCCGCAGTACGAGGGCCAGAGCGCCGAGGACTGGGCCGAGGGCTGGATCGAAGCCGGTCAGCAGCACATGGACGGCGACACCGCGCAGTGGTACGCCCGCTCGCGTTACACCACGAGCGACTTCGACCGCATGCGCCGCCAGCGCGAGCTGCAGCAGGCGATCCTCGCGCAGATGACGCCGCAGAACGTGCTCGACCGCTTCACCGAGATCGCCGACGCCGGGCAGGTGCTCGTGCAGACCGACATCCCCGCCGATCTGCTGCCGTTCCTCGCCGACATCGCGATGAAGGCCAAGGAGCAGCCGGTCACGACGATCGAGCTGACCCCCGAGAACGGCATCGAGGAGCGTGACCCCGACTTCGCGCTGGCGCAGGAGATGGTGCGCAACGCGCTGCACCCGCCGACTCCGGAAGCGGAGAACGAGGGATGA
- a CDS encoding Maf family protein — translation MRVCLASTSPARLMLLRQAGIEPVTRSPQVDEEGVIAAVEAAEGRMLPPDEHVLLLARRKAADVVATLAQLEPDFDGVVIGGDSMFAFGGEVLGKPLEPAVATARWESMRGGTGILHSGHSVYRVAPGQQPREAHAVAQAAVTFADDVTSAEIAAYVASGEPLHVAGAFTVDSLGGAFITRVEGDPSTVVGMSLSTLRRLVRELGVAWTDLWNREPVS, via the coding sequence ATGCGCGTGTGCCTCGCTTCGACCTCCCCCGCCCGCCTGATGCTGCTGCGACAGGCCGGCATCGAGCCCGTGACTCGCTCGCCGCAGGTCGACGAAGAGGGCGTCATCGCTGCCGTCGAGGCGGCCGAGGGACGGATGCTGCCTCCGGACGAGCATGTTCTGCTGCTGGCGCGGCGCAAGGCCGCCGACGTGGTGGCGACCCTCGCGCAGCTCGAGCCCGACTTCGACGGCGTCGTGATCGGCGGCGACTCGATGTTCGCCTTCGGCGGCGAGGTGCTCGGCAAGCCGCTCGAGCCCGCCGTCGCGACCGCCCGCTGGGAGAGCATGCGCGGGGGCACCGGCATCCTGCACTCCGGCCACTCGGTCTACCGGGTCGCGCCCGGGCAGCAGCCGCGCGAAGCGCACGCGGTCGCGCAGGCGGCCGTCACGTTCGCCGACGACGTCACGTCCGCCGAGATCGCGGCGTACGTCGCGTCGGGCGAACCGCTGCACGTCGCCGGGGCGTTCACCGTCGACAGCCTCGGTGGCGCGTTCATCACGCGCGTGGAGGGCGACCCCTCGACGGTCGTCGGGATGTCGCTGTCGACCCTCCGCCGGCTCGTGCGCGAACTCGGCGTCGCGTGGACGGATCTGTGGAACCGCGAGCCCGTTTCGTAG
- a CDS encoding biotin--[acetyl-CoA-carboxylase] ligase — protein MTIPESGYPRAAAVTPRLHVVDHSDSTNAQLRHDVEADPQGHPHLSVLLTRDQRAGRGRLDRSWTTPPGTALAVSVVLRVDAVPVPARGWIPLVAGVAMSEAVAAQLPKSDVGLKWPNDVLVDGRKISGILAEVLPGEAGDVVLGAGVNTTMAEVDLPVSTATSFAAIGAEVDEDRLLADFLTGLRDGIAELAVDGAAPRLRERVAGACLTLGERVTVSLPDGEVLAGTARRLDEDGRLVVDTGANEVAVGAGDVVHVRRAD, from the coding sequence ATGACGATCCCCGAAAGCGGCTACCCGCGCGCCGCAGCCGTGACGCCCCGCCTGCATGTCGTCGACCACAGCGACTCCACCAACGCTCAGCTGCGACACGATGTCGAAGCCGACCCGCAGGGGCATCCGCACCTCTCGGTCCTGCTCACCCGGGATCAGCGCGCCGGGCGCGGCCGTCTCGATCGCAGCTGGACGACCCCGCCGGGCACCGCGCTCGCCGTCTCGGTGGTGTTGCGGGTCGACGCGGTGCCGGTGCCGGCCCGAGGCTGGATCCCGCTGGTCGCCGGGGTCGCCATGAGCGAGGCCGTCGCGGCGCAGCTGCCGAAGTCGGACGTCGGACTGAAGTGGCCCAACGACGTGCTCGTCGACGGCCGGAAGATCAGCGGCATCCTGGCTGAGGTCCTGCCGGGGGAGGCCGGGGACGTCGTCCTGGGCGCCGGGGTCAACACGACGATGGCCGAGGTCGACCTGCCGGTCTCGACCGCCACGTCCTTCGCTGCGATCGGCGCGGAGGTCGACGAGGACCGCCTGCTCGCGGACTTCCTCACCGGGCTGCGCGACGGCATCGCCGAGCTCGCCGTCGACGGCGCCGCACCGCGGCTGCGCGAACGCGTCGCCGGCGCGTGCCTCACCCTGGGGGAGCGGGTCACGGTGTCGCTGCCCGACGGTGAGGTCCTTGCCGGCACCGCTAGGCGCCTCGACGAGGACGGGCGCCTCGTGGTCGACACGGGCGCGAACGAGGTCGCGGTGGGCGCCGGTGACGTCGTGCACGTGCGCCGGGCCGACTGA